In Brachybacterium fresconis, the genomic stretch AGGCGGGCGAGGACGTCGGCCGCCACCATGATCACCGCCGACAGCAGAGCGGCCAGCGGCAGCAGCCGCGTCTGATCGGGGCCGACGATCCAGCGGGCCACGTGCGGGGCCATCAGTCCGAGGAAGACGATCGGACCGGCCAGCGCCGTGGCGGAGCCGGCCAGCAGCGTGATGGCCAGCACCAGGGCGAAGCGGGTGCGCTGGACGTGCGCCCCGAGTGCGGCGGCCATGTCCTCCCCGAGCGTCAGAGCGTTCATGGGCCCGGCGAGCGCCAGCGCGAGCACCACGCCGACGGCGGCCACCGGCAGGGCGGGCAGCGCCGTCTCCCAGCCGCGCTGGGAGAGATCGCCGCTCTCCCAGATCAGCAGGATCGAGTACTCCCGCGGGTTCGACAGCCGCAGGGCGGAGGTGATCCCGGCCAGCACCGCGCCGAGCGCGACCCCGGCCAGGGTGAGGCGCTCGGGGGTGATCACCCCTGCCCCCAGGGTGCCGATGAGGAACACGGCGCCGGTGGCGAGGAACGCTCCCACCAGGCAGGCCGCGACGAACACGGCGGGGGAGGAGGCCCCCAGCAGCACGATCGCCAGCACGACGGCGAAGGCCGCACCCGCATTGACCCCGAGCAGCCCCGGCTCGGCCAGGGGATTGCGGGTCAGGACCTGCATCAGCGCCCCGGCCAGCCCCAGCGCGGCCCCCGCCGCGAGGGCGATCACCGTGCGCGGCAGGCGCAGGGCGATCACCGCCGAGTAGTCCTGCGTCGTGATCGAGAGGGCCTCGGCCCGCTGCTGCGGCCCCTGTCCGGAGCCCGCAGAGGTGGCGGCGTCGAACAGGATGCGGCTGACGGTCGCCGGAGCCACCGGGCGGGAGCCGAGGTAGAGGCTCGCCGCGGTCAGCAGCGCCAGGGCGGCCAGGGCGACCATGATCGCGACCACCGCACGCGGGCGCGGTCGGGCACGCCCGGTGCGCGGGCGGCTCGAGGTCGGCGAGTGACCGGTCACAATCTGCTTCCGACGTGGTGGTGGGCTCTTCTCGCCCCGTGCGAGGTAAGGGTAACCTTGCCTGCGGTCCCTCCGGGACCGGCATGTCCGACCCGCATCCCACGGAGCCCCTCCATGATCTCTCGTCGCAGCCTCCTCGCCGTCCTCGCCGCCGGCTCCACCGCTCTCGCGCTCACCGCGTGCAGCGATCCCGAGGGCGCGGGAACGGGGGGCTCGGACGGGGGCGGGGCGAGCGGCGGCGGTTCCTTCCCGGTCGAGATCGCCACCGCCTTCGGCCCCGTCACGGTCGAGTCCGCGCCCGCTCGGGTCGTCGCCCTGGGCTGGGGGGATGCGGAGACCGCGCTGGCCCTGGGCGTCCAGCCCGTCGGCGCCTCGGACTGGATCGGCTTCGGCGGGGAGGGCGTCGGCCCGTGGGCCGAGGGCCTGTACGACGAGCCGCCGACGATCATCGAGACCCTCGAACCCTCCTACGAGGCGATCGCGGCGCTGCAGCCGGACCTGATCCTGGACGTCAAGAGCTCCGGGGAGCAGGAGCGCTACGACCGGCTCAGCCAGATCGCCCCCACGATCGGGGTGCCCGAGGGTGGGGAGAACTATCTCACCACTCCCGACCAGCAGCTGGAGATGATCGCCCGGGCGCTCGGGGCGAGCGAGGGGGCCGCGGCGCTGCAGCGGGAGATCGACGGTCTGTTCACCCAGGCCGCGTCCGCCCACGGCGCATGGGAGGGGAAGAGCGTCGCCGCCGCGACCCGCACCTCCGAGGGGTGGGGCGCCTACGTCGACGGCACGGAGCGGGTCGAGTTCCTCGAGCGGCTCGGCTTCACCCAGTCCCCGCAGATCGCCGAGCTGGAGGAGTCCGCCTCCGGCTTCTCCGTGGACATCTCCGCCGAGCAGCTCGACCTGCTCGATGCGGACCTCATCGTCGCCTTCCCGATCTTCCTGGAGACCAGCGAGATCACCGAGGACCCGCAGTGGCGGCAGATCCCCGCGGTCGCCGACGGCAGAGCAGTGGTCATCGACGGGGACCTCGCCTCGGCGTACTCGCTGGGCTCGGTGCTGTCGACCAAGTACGCC encodes the following:
- a CDS encoding iron-siderophore ABC transporter substrate-binding protein, which codes for MISRRSLLAVLAAGSTALALTACSDPEGAGTGGSDGGGASGGGSFPVEIATAFGPVTVESAPARVVALGWGDAETALALGVQPVGASDWIGFGGEGVGPWAEGLYDEPPTIIETLEPSYEAIAALQPDLILDVKSSGEQERYDRLSQIAPTIGVPEGGENYLTTPDQQLEMIARALGASEGAAALQREIDGLFTQAASAHGAWEGKSVAAATRTSEGWGAYVDGTERVEFLERLGFTQSPQIAELEESASGFSVDISAEQLDLLDADLIVAFPIFLETSEITEDPQWRQIPAVADGRAVVIDGDLASAYSLGSVLSTKYAVEKLVPLIEGALGA
- a CDS encoding FecCD family ABC transporter permease, yielding MVALAALALLTAASLYLGSRPVAPATVSRILFDAATSAGSGQGPQQRAEALSITTQDYSAVIALRLPRTVIALAAGAALGLAGALMQVLTRNPLAEPGLLGVNAGAAFAVVLAIVLLGASSPAVFVAACLVGAFLATGAVFLIGTLGAGVITPERLTLAGVALGAVLAGITSALRLSNPREYSILLIWESGDLSQRGWETALPALPVAAVGVVLALALAGPMNALTLGEDMAAALGAHVQRTRFALVLAITLLAGSATALAGPIVFLGLMAPHVARWIVGPDQTRLLPLAALLSAVIMVAADVLARLVMWPGEVPVGIISALLGAPVLIILVRRRRASGI